Proteins encoded together in one Marinobacter sp. Arc7-DN-1 window:
- a CDS encoding M48 family metallopeptidase, translating to MELQVDDLTFEVRHSNRRKTLEIIVDREGDLVLAAPKGTEEQLLKDFVQEKKFWIYQKLAEKAELLKPQPRKEYVTGEGFLYLGRSHRLKLVDDQQTPLKLIAGRFCLRKDLQPEAKRHFIHWYSNKAQIYLNEKVQALASRMGVEPAGVKIQDLGYRWGSCGRGNRLYFNWKTILLPREIVEYVVVHELTHLHEPHHTPQFWKRVERVMPDFERRKDWLAKNGIGVEGVE from the coding sequence ATGGAATTGCAGGTAGACGACCTGACCTTCGAGGTGCGCCACAGCAACAGGCGCAAAACATTGGAGATCATCGTCGATCGTGAGGGCGACCTGGTGCTCGCAGCGCCAAAGGGCACCGAAGAACAACTGCTCAAAGATTTTGTTCAGGAAAAAAAATTCTGGATCTATCAGAAACTGGCCGAGAAAGCAGAGCTGCTTAAGCCCCAGCCTCGCAAAGAGTATGTGACTGGCGAGGGCTTCCTGTACCTGGGCCGGAGCCACCGGCTGAAGCTCGTTGATGACCAGCAAACTCCCCTCAAACTCATAGCAGGCCGATTCTGCCTGCGAAAAGATCTGCAGCCTGAGGCGAAGCGGCACTTCATTCACTGGTACAGCAACAAGGCACAGATTTACCTGAACGAGAAAGTTCAGGCCCTGGCCTCACGGATGGGCGTTGAACCAGCTGGCGTCAAAATCCAGGATCTAGGCTATCGCTGGGGTTCTTGTGGCAGGGGTAACCGCCTGTACTTTAACTGGAAGACGATCCTGTTACCGCGCGAGATCGTGGAGTATGTGGTGGTGCATGAGCTAACGCATCTGCATGAGCCACACCATACACCCCAGTTCTGGAAGCGGGTTGAGCGGGTAATGCCGGATTTCGAGCGGAGAAAGGACTGGTTGGCTAAGAACGGGATCGGGGTGGAGGGGGTTGAATAA
- a CDS encoding phosphohydrolase yields MPPNTDNDISRSKRKPVLAAILASIVTTSLLLFLFLASIVWVPEPVLLEFFGYERPVGITDSADANDSQVRKVTGELSEKRTVISLKEYWGFQSSFYETVITILIAINGLIAAAAVLYIRGSSHEKAESAANEYLEGPLFKYILNDSVSSQWKEQLHSAQADINNIIKDLELYPETIERLRTNYERLQSENKELKQQIRVIAERIASSDTSDNEGSAFQIKSQE; encoded by the coding sequence ATGCCGCCTAATACTGACAACGATATTTCTAGATCTAAAAGAAAGCCAGTTTTAGCAGCTATTTTGGCATCAATAGTCACAACTTCGCTCCTGTTATTTCTATTTTTAGCTAGTATTGTTTGGGTCCCAGAGCCAGTTCTGCTTGAATTTTTTGGGTATGAGCGTCCCGTAGGTATCACTGATTCAGCCGATGCTAATGATAGCCAAGTGCGGAAAGTAACCGGTGAGTTATCGGAAAAAAGAACAGTCATTAGCCTTAAAGAATATTGGGGATTTCAAAGCAGCTTTTACGAAACCGTAATCACAATTCTCATAGCGATTAACGGCTTAATAGCCGCCGCAGCTGTTCTTTATATAAGAGGAAGCTCCCATGAGAAAGCTGAAAGCGCTGCAAATGAATATCTAGAAGGCCCTCTTTTTAAATATATATTAAATGATTCAGTATCTTCCCAGTGGAAAGAACAATTACACAGCGCCCAAGCAGATATCAATAATATAATTAAAGATCTTGAGCTCTACCCCGAAACCATTGAAAGGTTGAGAACAAATTACGAAAGACTTCAATCTGAAAACAAAGAATTAAAGCAGCAGATTCGCGTGATCGCTGAGCGCATAGCATCTTCCGACACGTCTGATAACGAAGGAAGTGCTTTTCAAATAAAAAGTCAGGAATGA
- a CDS encoding ImmA/IrrE family metallo-endopeptidase, whose product MAFVRKAVKENRVPPEFEDLSTPEDVVKLAKKKGISTSPLNVSELSMELGIIVRFEPMPDDDSGTLFKEKKTGQWVMIVNSLHHPHRQRFTIAHEIAHRIRHAANQDEFNDKAFFRNGDSNWMETEANNFAATILMPKEDFTKAVDSGKTKIEEIAAHFQVSSMAVRIRAKALGFDGHGL is encoded by the coding sequence ATGGCATTTGTTAGAAAGGCAGTAAAAGAAAATCGAGTACCCCCAGAGTTTGAGGACCTTTCTACTCCTGAAGATGTTGTCAAACTTGCAAAGAAAAAAGGTATTTCGACCTCACCTCTAAATGTTTCAGAGCTTTCAATGGAGCTCGGCATTATCGTACGTTTCGAGCCAATGCCCGACGATGATTCTGGCACTCTTTTTAAAGAAAAAAAGACTGGCCAATGGGTAATGATAGTTAATTCCTTACATCACCCCCATCGACAGCGATTTACAATTGCGCACGAAATTGCTCACAGGATTCGTCATGCAGCTAATCAAGATGAATTCAATGATAAAGCATTCTTCCGCAATGGCGACTCAAACTGGATGGAAACAGAGGCCAATAATTTTGCTGCGACAATTTTGATGCCAAAGGAAGATTTTACTAAAGCTGTAGATTCAGGAAAAACCAAAATAGAAGAAATTGCTGCTCATTTTCAAGTTTCATCAATGGCGGTCAGAATTCGCGCAAAAGCCCTAGGTTTTGATGGGCACGGCTTATGA
- a CDS encoding beta family protein: MSNYKYFPIIKTRDAELRCFEHISDSNLNQMLPIYELTKSRKTTKTPDGDIHRRMSKIKDLQHGRPFILDLSTDEAYSNPQIEQLLSERGSFYEWQIFIFELYSELNIIPMIHVYEDDNGILEEVKKFVSYASSKKNLLAIRLPFDLTPNEVDFYLSPIRDNLKNNSKLIVLLDAGFIRHEADADTSKISNMFIETFQAVSKCLSNRLEDAVMLCSSFPSSPAQEGAKNASNRAEADSEGEFTIYEEIIYQEILMEGVHIKYGDYASINNEQIEIRGGTFVPRIDIALPDGKTFIYKRYRRDDGSYQRCANKMIEDERYVNNKGWADEEIALAASGKPTGISPAYWISVRMEYYINSRLKLRT, translated from the coding sequence ATGAGCAATTATAAGTACTTCCCTATTATTAAGACTCGAGACGCAGAACTTAGATGTTTTGAACATATATCTGATTCTAATTTGAACCAGATGCTTCCTATTTATGAACTTACCAAATCAAGAAAGACTACTAAAACGCCTGATGGCGATATTCATAGACGCATGTCTAAAATAAAAGACTTACAGCATGGGCGTCCATTTATCTTGGACCTTAGCACTGATGAAGCATATTCGAACCCTCAGATAGAGCAACTTTTATCTGAGCGCGGTAGCTTTTATGAGTGGCAGATCTTCATCTTTGAATTATACTCAGAGCTTAATATTATTCCAATGATTCACGTATATGAAGACGACAATGGCATACTTGAAGAAGTAAAGAAGTTTGTCAGTTATGCATCCTCTAAAAAGAACCTTCTAGCTATACGTCTTCCTTTTGATCTTACTCCAAATGAAGTAGATTTCTATCTGAGCCCGATTCGTGACAACCTCAAAAATAATAGTAAACTGATCGTATTGTTGGATGCTGGCTTCATAAGACACGAAGCAGATGCTGATACGAGCAAAATATCTAACATGTTTATTGAAACCTTCCAAGCAGTTTCCAAATGTCTCAGTAACCGCCTTGAGGATGCAGTCATGCTTTGCTCCTCTTTTCCCTCAAGCCCAGCACAAGAGGGAGCTAAAAATGCAAGTAACCGTGCCGAAGCAGACTCTGAGGGAGAATTTACCATATATGAGGAAATTATTTATCAAGAAATTCTTATGGAAGGGGTTCACATCAAATATGGCGACTATGCGTCAATAAATAACGAACAAATAGAGATACGAGGAGGAACATTTGTCCCTCGTATTGATATCGCTTTACCCGATGGAAAGACGTTCATCTACAAGCGCTATCGTCGAGATGATGGCAGCTATCAAAGATGTGCCAATAAAATGATTGAAGACGAACGCTACGTGAATAATAAAGGATGGGCGGATGAGGAAATTGCTCTTGCAGCATCCGGGAAACCTACGGGAATCAGCCCCGCCTATTGGATTTCCGTTCGCATGGAATACTATATTAACTCCAGATTGAAATTAAGAACGTAG
- a CDS encoding sce7726 family protein produces the protein MEVLIIEANADVAFFDRSFIILFIYTGASPVNEIQIKISLVASLYSEFPHAVLAAEVPFSYGTRRADIVMLSGNEATGFEIKSEGDKVSRLDYQLESYKDFFDFCYVVCVAKNISSVRKTVPSSFGIVMVQNGEVSFVRRSKHYKRLNKEALASVLSSDTLRKLTGRSDLRSKHELCKQASEVCTLRNLYEHSRTQLFERYAPSMELLKGDVNSVFSPDDIQTITRSAPTELVLRS, from the coding sequence TTGGAGGTATTAATTATTGAAGCGAACGCAGATGTTGCATTTTTCGATCGTTCGTTCATAATACTGTTTATTTATACAGGTGCAAGTCCAGTGAATGAAATTCAGATCAAGATCAGCCTTGTCGCTTCCCTTTATAGTGAATTTCCTCATGCTGTTCTTGCCGCTGAAGTCCCATTTTCTTATGGGACTCGGAGGGCTGACATAGTTATGTTATCTGGTAACGAAGCTACAGGTTTCGAAATTAAATCCGAGGGGGACAAAGTATCTCGATTGGACTATCAGTTAGAAAGTTATAAGGATTTTTTTGATTTCTGCTACGTCGTATGTGTGGCCAAGAATATTTCTTCAGTTAGAAAGACCGTGCCGTCATCATTTGGAATTGTAATGGTTCAGAATGGAGAAGTTAGCTTTGTTCGCCGTTCCAAACATTATAAACGGTTGAACAAGGAGGCGTTGGCAAGTGTGTTGAGTTCGGACACTCTGCGGAAACTGACTGGCAGGAGCGACTTACGCTCGAAGCATGAATTGTGTAAACAAGCTTCAGAGGTTTGTACCTTGAGAAATCTTTATGAGCATTCAAGGACGCAGCTGTTTGAGCGATATGCACCCTCAATGGAGTTGCTCAAAGGGGACGTGAATTCTGTTTTTAGTCCCGATGACATCCAGACAATTACGAGAAGCGCGCCTACTGAGCTCGTACTACGTTCTTAA
- a CDS encoding DUF6088 family protein: protein MSTSGKITRRLRYMRRGVPFSISQFHELGSSASIQKTLSRLAQEGVVERVAKGLYVRPRSLASMPSIKITASAEQIVKKWAQQYGYTLVRQGVESAYRLGLQRQAPVRTVFWSNGANRTFSVDNEVVAVRHVAESKLRWKSRPEGELLRSFTVTPANSVKLSELKNALSRLKLSEAEVRTAIKKLKAVPLPEGWQVKLEQLEKEMMA from the coding sequence ATGTCCACGTCAGGAAAAATAACCCGTCGATTGCGGTACATGAGGCGGGGCGTCCCGTTTTCCATTAGCCAGTTCCATGAACTTGGCTCCTCTGCGTCTATACAAAAAACGCTGAGCAGGCTTGCTCAAGAAGGCGTGGTCGAGCGCGTGGCCAAGGGACTCTATGTTCGACCCAGGTCCCTGGCCAGCATGCCATCGATCAAGATCACGGCAAGTGCTGAACAGATCGTTAAAAAATGGGCACAGCAGTATGGCTACACTCTGGTAAGGCAGGGTGTTGAGTCCGCCTATCGACTTGGGCTCCAGAGACAGGCTCCCGTCAGAACAGTGTTCTGGAGTAACGGTGCCAACAGAACGTTTTCAGTTGACAATGAAGTTGTTGCGGTTCGGCATGTTGCGGAGTCCAAGCTGCGATGGAAATCACGCCCGGAAGGTGAGTTGTTGCGAAGCTTCACTGTCACCCCAGCCAATTCCGTCAAACTTAGCGAATTGAAGAATGCTCTTTCTAGGCTGAAACTTTCCGAAGCCGAGGTCCGCACGGCAATCAAAAAGCTGAAAGCGGTGCCACTGCCGGAAGGATGGCAGGTCAAACTGGAGCAGCTTGAAAAGGAAATGATGGCTTGA
- a CDS encoding hydrolase or metal-binding protein → MIKGLAITPPVLGRISIGRVVEKNGIRLPQKDDQFTITSQIQEKDGWVPHPMDEELRKNAPNRKLRTIPVRMLFNDADLNLRAEYTMFDRKSGRPMCVGNGDTCKRLTQSGVQSLPCPGPTLCEFGKGGLCKPYGRLNVKVGDDDDLGTFIFRTTGYNSIRTLAARLSYYQAVSGGLLAYMPLELKLRGKSTTQSHRTPIYYVDLVIKEGVSLLEAVAEAREKAMLVKEEGVDQAGLDSAAVKGFGNALFEYDEDEMSQVVEEFYPFKLDECSSGPSSIKASLRKVQNLTETSHK, encoded by the coding sequence ATGATTAAAGGTTTAGCCATCACGCCTCCCGTGTTGGGGCGTATTAGCATCGGTAGGGTCGTTGAAAAGAACGGCATCCGGCTACCGCAGAAAGACGATCAATTTACCATCACCTCCCAGATCCAGGAAAAGGATGGCTGGGTGCCTCACCCCATGGACGAGGAACTGAGAAAAAATGCCCCAAATAGGAAACTGCGGACAATCCCGGTACGAATGCTGTTCAACGACGCTGATCTGAATCTGCGGGCCGAGTACACCATGTTCGACCGGAAAAGCGGGCGGCCTATGTGTGTAGGTAATGGCGACACATGTAAGCGCCTGACGCAGTCAGGAGTGCAGTCTTTGCCATGCCCGGGGCCAACACTCTGCGAGTTCGGCAAAGGTGGCCTGTGCAAGCCCTATGGCCGCTTGAACGTCAAGGTCGGTGACGACGATGATCTCGGGACTTTTATCTTCCGGACGACCGGCTACAACAGCATTCGAACCCTCGCTGCCAGGCTGAGCTACTACCAGGCAGTCTCTGGTGGTCTATTGGCGTACATGCCGCTGGAATTGAAGCTGCGGGGCAAAAGTACGACACAAAGTCATCGCACGCCGATCTATTATGTGGATCTGGTGATCAAGGAGGGGGTGTCATTGCTGGAAGCGGTGGCTGAGGCAAGGGAAAAGGCCATGCTGGTAAAAGAGGAGGGTGTTGACCAGGCTGGGCTGGATTCCGCAGCTGTGAAGGGATTTGGTAATGCGTTGTTTGAATACGATGAGGATGAAATGAGTCAGGTGGTTGAGGAGTTCTATCCTTTTAAATTGGACGAGTGCTCCTCGGGACCGTCATCAATCAAGGCAAGTCTGAGGAAGGTTCAGAATTTGACTGAGACTTCGCATAAGTAG
- a CDS encoding YqaJ viral recombinase family protein: protein MGMNANTIQKQQPALRLVSTKGLSRDEWLKVRKQGIGSSDAAAAVGMNPYQSQLELWMVKTGRDAGLPKPDSDDPSSPVYWGHILEPIVAEQYSQKTGRKVRRVNAVLQHSDPEKHWMLANLDYSVVADQDVQILECKTAGEFGSRLWKEGVPDYIQCQVQHQLAVTGKQAADVCVLLCGQELKIYRIERNEELIEALYVLERQFWDFVETDTPPPVDGTDSAERALRHLYPVDRGETLDFSQSKELSDAFDELLAIRKEMEALSSTESHLKQRIESQMGEASKATFPSGSVSWKRSKDSVGLNVKQLLKDQPEILEQYPLTKPGSRRFLIQA, encoded by the coding sequence ATGGGCATGAATGCAAACACAATTCAGAAACAACAGCCAGCATTACGCCTGGTCTCCACCAAGGGCCTTAGTCGCGACGAATGGCTGAAGGTCCGCAAGCAGGGCATTGGTAGTAGCGATGCCGCTGCGGCCGTTGGCATGAACCCTTATCAATCCCAGCTTGAGCTCTGGATGGTTAAAACCGGCAGAGACGCTGGCTTACCAAAACCGGATTCGGACGATCCATCGTCACCAGTTTATTGGGGCCATATCTTGGAACCGATCGTTGCTGAGCAATACAGCCAGAAGACTGGCCGAAAGGTACGCCGGGTCAATGCAGTGTTGCAGCACTCCGATCCCGAAAAGCACTGGATGTTGGCCAACCTGGATTATTCCGTGGTGGCCGATCAGGACGTGCAGATCCTTGAGTGCAAAACGGCAGGGGAGTTCGGGTCACGTCTTTGGAAAGAGGGTGTGCCGGATTACATCCAGTGCCAGGTGCAGCACCAGCTGGCAGTCACCGGCAAACAGGCGGCGGACGTGTGCGTTCTGCTGTGTGGCCAGGAGTTGAAGATCTACCGGATTGAACGGAATGAAGAGCTCATCGAAGCGCTGTACGTGCTGGAGCGCCAGTTCTGGGATTTCGTGGAAACGGATACCCCGCCACCGGTCGATGGAACCGATTCAGCTGAACGTGCCTTGCGCCATCTGTACCCAGTGGACAGAGGAGAGACCCTGGACTTCAGCCAAAGCAAAGAGCTGTCTGATGCGTTCGACGAATTGCTGGCAATCCGCAAGGAAATGGAAGCCCTCAGCTCTACCGAATCCCACCTGAAACAGCGAATCGAGAGTCAGATGGGAGAAGCCTCAAAGGCAACCTTCCCGAGTGGCAGCGTGAGCTGGAAGCGGAGCAAGGATTCCGTTGGGCTTAACGTGAAACAGCTGCTGAAGGATCAGCCAGAGATTCTGGAACAGTACCCACTGACGAAGCCAGGAAGCCGTCGATTCCTCATCCAAGCATGA
- a CDS encoding DUF932 domain-containing protein: protein MAHLIEQMAYVGQTPWHGLGNELTSNQPLEVWAKQAGLDWQIQESPVRYVTNASSSLGEILSYPDSKVLYRSDTKAPLSVVGNRFKVVQPEEILEFYRDLTEISGFELETAGVLKGGRKMWALARTGQSGMLKGNDQTNAYVLLATACDGTMATIAQFTSIRVVCNNTLAVALKGSTANAVKVKHNMAFDADLVKRQLGISVSSWDDFMYRLKALSERKVKATEARNYFLKVFTDDSGTGVGKTNERSMARALGLYEGEGMGANLASSEGTAYGLLNAVTEFIDHQHRAKTVDHRLDSAWFGTGAAVKNRALEQAMSLVA from the coding sequence ATGGCTCATCTCATCGAGCAAATGGCCTACGTTGGCCAAACCCCCTGGCATGGTCTGGGGAATGAACTGACTTCCAATCAGCCCCTGGAGGTCTGGGCAAAACAAGCGGGCCTGGACTGGCAGATCCAGGAAAGTCCTGTCCGCTATGTCACCAATGCCAGTAGCAGCCTGGGTGAAATCCTGTCCTACCCAGATAGCAAGGTGCTTTACCGCTCGGATACCAAGGCCCCCTTGTCGGTAGTCGGTAATCGCTTCAAAGTGGTCCAGCCTGAAGAGATTCTGGAGTTTTATCGGGATCTGACCGAGATATCGGGTTTTGAGCTTGAAACTGCAGGTGTTCTGAAAGGTGGCCGTAAAATGTGGGCACTCGCCCGTACCGGACAATCTGGCATGCTCAAGGGCAACGATCAGACTAATGCCTATGTGCTACTGGCCACCGCGTGTGACGGCACTATGGCAACCATCGCTCAGTTCACCAGTATCCGCGTGGTGTGCAACAACACTCTCGCGGTTGCTTTGAAAGGCTCTACTGCAAATGCCGTCAAGGTGAAGCACAACATGGCCTTCGATGCTGACCTGGTGAAGAGGCAACTGGGTATCTCTGTCTCGTCCTGGGATGACTTCATGTACCGCTTGAAGGCCCTGAGCGAACGAAAGGTTAAGGCCACCGAGGCCAGAAACTATTTTCTCAAGGTGTTCACCGATGATTCCGGTACTGGCGTCGGCAAAACCAACGAGCGATCCATGGCGAGGGCTCTGGGTCTGTATGAAGGCGAGGGCATGGGTGCCAACCTGGCATCTTCAGAAGGTACGGCTTACGGCCTGCTGAATGCCGTTACTGAGTTCATCGATCACCAACACCGGGCGAAAACCGTGGACCACCGACTGGATTCCGCCTGGTTCGGAACCGGTGCCGCTGTAAAGAACCGTGCTTTAGAGCAGGCCATGTCACTGGTGGCCTGA
- a CDS encoding ATP-dependent nuclease, producing MFIESISLTSFRCFGPISQRIDLDPGLTALVGFNGSGKTALMQALQRLFGITGDQRRLRRQDFHIPSDESISPSERNLAIEAVIAFPELSSDEASARSVPEFFHQMAADEHGNLKCRIRLEATWIDDGSLDGAIEQRYFAVKKFGEFEDADCMDVKATDRSRIQLIYVPASRDGASQVTAFLRGRLWRAINWSDGVRSTFVEAGSTLNAAFTGETAVDTVANAVKRRWQEVHTAGTDTTPIFRPIDLRFQEFIRKVEVVFHPDEAGRERALDDLSDGQRSLFHLAMTASTLDVETSISNDSTNAGFQPGGIPLPALTLIAVEEPENNLAPFYLSRIVGQIVNLTGGNHAQAVLSSHSASILARVDPSQVRHFRLKSPDRTAQVKAITLPENQEDASKFVREAVRSYPELYFARFVVLGEGASEEIVIPKVSQAMGCDIDRSVVSVVPLGGRHVNHLWRLLAGLEIPHATLLDLDRGREGGGWGRIKTACSQLMEIGVTPQQIFQSPSPNGPSHDLATFDARSDDDLAGLNQWLGFLRRHSVFFCDPLDLDYSMLRSLPMHYQVVEDGRNGPSSQGDPRTAVLGEGGNGNLYSADHDQSLRWYRYLFLGRGKPSTHVRVLSSIPTEQLSAQAPEELKALIATVANNLTPQ from the coding sequence ATGTTTATAGAGAGCATCAGTCTTACCAGCTTTCGGTGCTTCGGCCCGATTTCACAACGTATTGATTTGGACCCAGGCCTGACCGCGCTAGTGGGATTCAATGGTTCGGGAAAAACAGCACTAATGCAGGCGCTCCAACGGCTATTCGGCATCACCGGAGATCAAAGAAGACTTCGCCGTCAAGATTTTCATATTCCGAGCGACGAAAGCATATCTCCAAGCGAACGAAACCTTGCCATTGAAGCCGTTATAGCATTTCCAGAGCTGTCGTCTGACGAAGCTAGCGCACGTTCTGTTCCTGAATTCTTCCATCAGATGGCTGCTGATGAACACGGAAACCTGAAATGCAGAATCCGCTTAGAAGCAACATGGATAGATGATGGCTCTCTCGACGGAGCCATCGAGCAAAGGTATTTTGCTGTCAAAAAGTTTGGAGAATTCGAAGACGCGGACTGCATGGACGTAAAAGCTACAGACCGAAGCCGAATCCAACTGATCTATGTACCGGCTTCAAGAGACGGGGCATCCCAAGTGACCGCATTTTTGCGAGGTCGGCTTTGGCGGGCAATTAACTGGTCAGATGGTGTAAGAAGTACATTTGTTGAAGCAGGCTCGACTCTCAATGCCGCATTCACGGGAGAGACGGCTGTAGATACTGTGGCAAATGCCGTGAAACGGCGATGGCAAGAGGTCCATACTGCCGGCACCGACACTACTCCGATATTTCGGCCTATCGATCTGCGATTCCAAGAATTCATACGTAAAGTAGAGGTCGTCTTCCATCCGGATGAAGCGGGTCGAGAGCGAGCCCTTGATGATCTAAGCGATGGCCAGCGCTCGCTTTTTCATCTAGCAATGACGGCATCAACCCTTGATGTTGAGACCAGCATTTCAAACGATTCCACTAACGCGGGATTCCAGCCTGGAGGCATACCCCTTCCTGCACTCACTTTGATAGCCGTCGAAGAGCCGGAAAACAATCTCGCACCGTTCTATCTATCACGGATAGTCGGGCAGATCGTAAATTTAACTGGCGGTAATCATGCACAAGCAGTCCTATCAAGCCACTCAGCAAGCATTCTTGCGCGAGTCGATCCCTCCCAAGTAAGACATTTCCGGCTAAAATCACCTGACAGAACAGCGCAAGTTAAAGCAATAACATTGCCGGAAAACCAGGAGGACGCCTCGAAATTCGTACGTGAGGCCGTTCGCAGTTACCCCGAATTATATTTTGCCCGCTTCGTCGTTCTTGGAGAGGGAGCCTCTGAAGAAATCGTCATCCCGAAGGTCAGCCAAGCCATGGGGTGCGACATTGACCGCTCAGTAGTGTCAGTGGTTCCATTGGGCGGGAGGCACGTAAACCACCTCTGGCGCCTTCTTGCCGGCCTGGAAATCCCCCATGCCACTCTCCTTGATCTTGACCGGGGGAGAGAAGGCGGGGGTTGGGGTCGAATCAAAACCGCATGCTCTCAGCTGATGGAAATCGGGGTCACTCCACAACAGATTTTTCAATCTCCATCACCTAATGGGCCCTCTCATGATCTCGCAACGTTCGATGCGCGATCGGATGACGATTTAGCAGGACTGAATCAATGGTTAGGCTTTTTAAGAAGGCACAGCGTGTTCTTTTGTGACCCTCTTGACCTTGACTATTCGATGCTCCGCTCACTCCCCATGCATTATCAGGTTGTTGAGGATGGCCGAAACGGCCCGTCTTCCCAAGGGGACCCACGGACAGCTGTCCTAGGAGAAGGGGGAAACGGGAACCTTTATAGCGCAGACCACGATCAGTCCTTGCGTTGGTACCGCTACCTCTTCCTGGGGAGGGGAAAGCCCAGCACACATGTTCGTGTATTGAGCAGCATTCCCACCGAGCAACTGTCAGCGCAAGCGCCTGAGGAGTTGAAGGCTCTCATCGCAACAGTGGCTAACAACCTAACACCCCAGTAA